A genomic window from Glycine max cultivar Williams 82 chromosome 17, Glycine_max_v4.0, whole genome shotgun sequence includes:
- the LOC102668241 gene encoding uncharacterized protein produces MSQRSNASSSRTRVSSQVVLFCGCGRRAVRRVAGTNINRGRAFFTCSINKDEVGYCGYFIWVDQLIEALGVDDSLGTFSMEQRRQFGREEDKTMWKAQVNSKLDCVGIEMKMLRTIVYGMFLIQLLSMVLFVCIHKY; encoded by the exons ATGTCGCAGAGGAGCAATGCATCATCATCTCGAACAAGAGTTTCATCACAAGTTGTTCTTTTTTGTGGTTGTGGTAGAAGGGCTGTTAGGCGTGTTGCTGGAACAAATATTAACAGAGGAAGGGCGTTTTTCACTTGTTCAATTAATAAG GATGAAGTTGGATATTGTGGGTACTTTATTTGGGTTGATCAATTGATTGAAGCACTTGGAGTTGATGATTCACTTGGGACATTTTCCATGGAACAAAGAAGACAATTTGGAAGAGAGGAAGATAAGACAATGTGGAAGGCTCAAGTTAACTCAAAGCTTGATTGTGTGGGGATTGAAATGAAGATGTTAAGAACAATTGTCTATGGAATGTTCTTAATCCAATTGTTGTCAATGGTGTTGTTTGTATGTATTCACAAGTACtag